The following proteins come from a genomic window of Paramicrobacterium humi:
- a CDS encoding FhaA domain-containing protein has translation MGILDNFERGLERAVNGAFAKTFRAGLQPVEISSALKRELDTQAAIVTRDRILVPNRFTVSMSTADHERMTRIGPALVDELTSVVQKHAKQQGYQFAGGIDIRLTADDSLSDGMLQVSSQNVKGDVSWTPVVDIAGKRYPIRQSRTVIGRGSDADITVDDSGTSRKHVEILWDGERAQVRDLGSTNGSTLNGNRITQAALQPDSVIQIGRTRITFRVLAQASEPPQSGPDAATRRHDMGGFWGPAS, from the coding sequence GTGGGCATTCTGGACAACTTCGAGAGAGGTCTCGAACGAGCCGTCAACGGCGCGTTCGCGAAGACCTTTCGCGCCGGGCTCCAGCCTGTCGAGATCTCCAGTGCGCTCAAGCGCGAACTCGACACCCAGGCCGCGATCGTCACGCGCGACCGCATCCTCGTCCCGAACCGGTTCACCGTCTCCATGTCGACAGCCGACCACGAGCGCATGACGCGCATCGGCCCCGCCCTCGTCGACGAGCTCACGAGCGTCGTGCAGAAGCACGCCAAGCAGCAGGGCTACCAGTTCGCGGGCGGCATCGACATCCGCCTCACCGCAGACGACTCCCTGAGCGACGGGATGCTGCAGGTCAGCTCGCAGAACGTGAAGGGCGACGTCAGCTGGACTCCCGTCGTCGACATCGCAGGCAAGCGGTACCCGATCCGCCAGTCCCGCACGGTCATCGGTCGCGGCAGCGACGCCGACATCACCGTCGATGACTCGGGCACGAGCCGCAAGCACGTCGAGATCCTCTGGGACGGCGAGCGCGCGCAAGTGCGCGACCTCGGCTCGACGAACGGCTCGACGCTCAACGGTAACCGCATCACGCAAGCGGCGCTGCAGCCCGACTCCGTCATCCAGATCGGTCGGACGCGCATCACCTTCCGCGTGCTGGCCCAGGCCTCCGAACCGCCCCAGTCGGGGCCGGATGCCGCCACCCGACGCCATGACATGGGCGGGTTCTGGGGGCCGGCCTCGTGA
- a CDS encoding FHA domain-containing protein FhaB/FipA — protein MSELTLLVLRFGFLILLWFFVLGVVYALRSDLFGQGRKVEPKQAAAQAPRTAPAAAPPPAASAPRAARSGTATVHNAKRIVITAGPKTGTEFALGTGPITIGRAADSTLVLRDDYTSTHHARLLLWNDDWMLQDLDSTNGTFLDGKRVGSPTQVRLGAPVKVGQTTFELRG, from the coding sequence GTGAGTGAACTCACCCTTCTCGTCCTGCGCTTCGGATTCCTCATCCTGCTGTGGTTCTTCGTGCTCGGCGTCGTCTACGCCCTGCGCTCCGACCTGTTCGGCCAGGGCCGCAAGGTCGAGCCGAAGCAGGCGGCGGCGCAGGCTCCGCGCACGGCGCCCGCCGCGGCGCCTCCGCCGGCGGCATCCGCCCCTCGTGCCGCCCGCAGCGGCACCGCGACCGTGCACAACGCCAAGCGCATCGTGATCACCGCCGGACCGAAGACGGGCACGGAGTTCGCCCTCGGCACAGGCCCCATCACGATCGGCCGCGCCGCCGACTCGACGCTCGTGCTGCGCGACGACTACACCTCCACCCACCACGCGCGACTGCTGCTGTGGAACGACGATTGGATGCTGCAGGACCTCGACTCGACGAACGGAACCTTCCTCGACGGCAAGCGCGTCGGCTCGCCCACCCAGGTGCGCCTCGGCGCTCCCGTCAAGGTCGGCCAGACCACGTTCGAGCTGCGGGGCTGA
- a CDS encoding Stp1/IreP family PP2C-type Ser/Thr phosphatase, translating into MPIKANSAAATDVGKIRSNNQDSGYAGEYLFMVADGMGGHAGGDVASAIAAKRIMEADAKYESVEAAQMALQDAVMAANDQLSEAVVEHPELTGMGTTVDALMVVGDEVAIAHIGDSRIYLYRDGELTQITTDHTFVQRLVDSGRITAAEARMHPRRSVLMRVLGDVDTSPELDVFAMTIHDGDRWIICSDGLSDYVDDRDTLQIVSAGQNAQKTADRLVKKTLDNGAPDNVTVVVLDIGAKSSKSEPVIVGSVSQPLAFEVRPSRRTGLIPALRLHTGRVAPLDPSHFEPAADDYLEELIEEDARRARRRRLTWALGIFVVVLALVLGLLGAYSWTQTRYYVGADDDSVVIFQGIQQSVGPFSLSHEYQDTGIPLDGLSFYDRQEVERTISASSLGDARQIVSRLRVDDGSDAGTPAPGETQTPAPTPTGTPTAGGEG; encoded by the coding sequence GTGCCGATCAAGGCGAACAGCGCGGCGGCGACAGACGTCGGCAAGATCCGCTCGAACAACCAGGACTCCGGGTACGCCGGCGAGTACCTGTTCATGGTCGCCGACGGCATGGGCGGCCACGCGGGCGGTGACGTCGCCTCCGCCATCGCGGCGAAGCGCATCATGGAAGCGGATGCCAAGTACGAGTCCGTCGAGGCGGCGCAGATGGCGCTTCAGGATGCCGTCATGGCGGCGAACGACCAGCTGAGCGAGGCCGTCGTCGAGCACCCTGAGCTCACGGGAATGGGCACGACCGTCGACGCGCTCATGGTCGTCGGCGACGAGGTCGCGATCGCGCACATCGGCGACTCCCGCATCTACCTCTACCGCGACGGCGAGCTCACGCAGATCACGACGGACCACACGTTCGTGCAGCGCCTCGTCGACTCGGGACGCATCACCGCCGCGGAGGCGCGCATGCACCCGCGGCGCTCGGTGCTCATGCGCGTGCTCGGCGACGTCGACACCTCGCCCGAGCTCGACGTGTTCGCCATGACGATCCACGACGGCGACCGCTGGATCATCTGCTCCGACGGCCTCAGCGACTACGTCGACGACCGCGACACCCTGCAGATCGTCTCGGCCGGGCAGAACGCGCAGAAGACCGCCGACCGGCTCGTCAAGAAGACGCTCGACAACGGCGCCCCCGACAACGTCACGGTCGTGGTGCTCGACATCGGCGCGAAGAGCTCCAAGTCGGAGCCCGTCATCGTCGGCTCGGTCTCGCAGCCGCTCGCGTTCGAGGTGCGTCCCTCGCGCCGCACGGGTCTCATTCCCGCGCTCCGGCTGCACACGGGCCGCGTCGCGCCGCTCGACCCGTCGCACTTCGAGCCCGCCGCCGACGACTACCTCGAGGAGCTCATCGAAGAAGACGCGCGCCGCGCGCGCCGCCGCCGGCTCACGTGGGCGCTCGGCATCTTCGTCGTCGTGCTCGCCCTCGTTCTCGGCCTGCTCGGCGCCTACTCGTGGACGCAGACGCGCTACTACGTCGGCGCCGACGACGACTCCGTCGTGATCTTCCAGGGCATCCAGCAGTCCGTCGGCCCGTTCTCGCTCTCGCACGAGTACCAGGACACCGGCATCCCGCTCGACGGCCTCTCGTTCTACGACCGGCAGGAGGTCGAGCGCACGATCAGCGCGTCGAGCCTCGGCGACGCGCGCCAGATCGTGTCCCGACTGCGCGTCGACGACGGGTCGGATGCCGGTACGCCGGCGCCCGGCGAGACGCAGACCCCTGCCCCCACTCCGACCGGGACCCCGACCGCGGGAGGTGAGGGATGA
- a CDS encoding FtsW/RodA/SpoVE family cell cycle protein: MSAATSNDAVTADTAVIRLMRKLHVPQKLRNRELTMLAFACVVNTVAIMLVQLGALGELDFSLIYFGAALSALVFGLHICLRYAAVQADPLLLPIATVLNGLGIAEIYRIDIARGDFGWDAASTRQIAWSAIAIIAAIIVVLWLRNHRVLFRYTYLFGLTAFVLLLLPLVPGLGRSVNGAKVWIGLGDVMSFQPGEVAKIALAVFFAGYLVRTRDSLSMVGTKVLGVRFPRLRDLGPILVVWVFAMLIIVFERDMGTALLYFGMFTVMLYVATGRLSWILIGGGLFAVGAAVASQYLTYVHNRFNNWINAFDPSVYDAKVGGSYQLVQGIFGLAHGGLIGTGLGQGRPNLTPVAESDYIIASLGEELGLAGLFAILVLYLVLVSRGFRIGFVGQDDFGKLLALGLAFTIALQVFIMVGGVTRLIPLTGLTTPFLAAGGSSLVANWMIVALLLRVSDSVRRQPAGVSA; encoded by the coding sequence ATGAGCGCCGCGACCTCGAACGACGCCGTGACCGCCGACACCGCGGTCATCCGCCTCATGCGCAAGCTGCACGTGCCGCAGAAGCTGCGCAACCGCGAGCTGACGATGCTCGCGTTCGCGTGCGTGGTCAACACCGTCGCGATCATGCTCGTGCAGCTCGGCGCCCTCGGCGAGCTCGACTTCAGCCTCATCTACTTCGGTGCGGCGCTCTCGGCGCTCGTCTTCGGCCTGCACATCTGCCTGCGCTACGCCGCCGTGCAGGCGGATCCGCTCCTGCTGCCGATCGCGACCGTGCTCAACGGACTCGGCATCGCGGAGATCTACCGCATCGACATCGCACGCGGCGATTTCGGCTGGGACGCGGCATCCACCCGACAGATCGCCTGGAGCGCGATCGCCATCATCGCCGCGATCATCGTCGTGCTGTGGCTGCGCAACCACCGGGTGCTGTTCCGCTACACCTACCTGTTCGGCCTCACGGCGTTCGTCCTGCTGCTGCTCCCCCTCGTGCCCGGACTCGGGCGCAGCGTCAATGGGGCGAAGGTGTGGATCGGGCTCGGCGACGTCATGTCGTTCCAGCCCGGTGAAGTCGCGAAGATCGCCCTCGCCGTCTTCTTCGCCGGCTACCTCGTGCGAACGCGCGACAGTCTCTCGATGGTCGGCACGAAGGTTCTCGGAGTGCGCTTCCCGCGACTGCGCGACCTCGGTCCCATCCTCGTCGTGTGGGTGTTCGCGATGCTCATCATCGTGTTCGAGCGCGACATGGGAACCGCTCTGCTGTACTTCGGCATGTTCACGGTCATGCTCTACGTCGCGACGGGGCGGCTCAGCTGGATCCTCATCGGCGGCGGCCTGTTCGCCGTCGGCGCCGCCGTCGCGAGCCAGTACCTCACGTACGTGCACAACCGCTTCAACAACTGGATCAACGCGTTCGACCCGAGCGTGTACGACGCGAAGGTCGGCGGCAGCTACCAGCTCGTGCAGGGGATCTTCGGTCTCGCGCACGGCGGGCTCATCGGCACCGGGCTCGGCCAGGGGCGCCCGAACCTCACGCCCGTCGCCGAGAGCGACTACATCATCGCGAGCCTCGGCGAGGAGCTCGGCCTCGCGGGGCTGTTCGCGATTCTCGTGCTGTACCTCGTTCTCGTCTCGCGCGGCTTCCGCATCGGCTTCGTCGGCCAAGACGACTTCGGCAAGCTCCTCGCGCTCGGCCTCGCGTTCACGATCGCCCTGCAGGTGTTCATCATGGTCGGCGGCGTCACCCGGCTCATCCCGCTGACGGGCCTCACGACGCCGTTCCTCGCGGCGGGCGGCTCCTCCCTCGTGGCGAACTGGATGATCGTCGCGCTTCTGCTGCGCGTGAGCGACAGCGTAAGGCGCCAGCCGGCGGGGGTGAGCGCGTGA
- a CDS encoding peptidoglycan D,D-transpeptidase FtsI family protein — MNKEFKRISIVVLAMFLALFGSTTVIQVFQADTLAQDSRNTRTLYDSYQTQRGAILAGDTVLAQSTPTGDRYVYQREYPEGEMYSAVTGYFNPTQGSSGLEQTMNAYLSGTSNSQFLDMLNQIIAGQDPKGAAVEVTIDPAVQKAAWDAMQGYQGGIVAIEPATGRILAMVTTPTYDPNTLAGHDSQKVIDAYKALNDDPANPLFNRAIAGSQNPPGSTFKLVVASAAYASGDYTPDSKLPNPQSYTLPGTSTKVYNSGRGTCGSGDEVSISDAIRLSCNIPMAELGVKLGDDAIREAAEAYGFNDADLTIPLQCGTSTFPTGDLGDDETALSSFGQASVKATPLQMAMVSAGIANEGTVMKPNLVDRVTGRNLEVLQSFTPEVYKEAVSPDVASDVAGSMVLSVRSGAASNATIDGVSVAGKTGTAENGPDEPYSLWFTGFAPADNPQVAVAVVIEDGGGKGQSGSGNQIAAPVAKKVIEAVLNE, encoded by the coding sequence GTGAACAAGGAATTCAAGCGCATCAGCATCGTCGTGCTCGCGATGTTCCTCGCCCTGTTCGGGTCGACGACGGTGATCCAGGTGTTCCAGGCCGACACGCTCGCGCAGGACTCCCGCAACACGCGCACCCTGTACGACAGCTACCAGACGCAGCGCGGCGCGATCCTCGCCGGCGACACCGTGCTCGCGCAGTCCACGCCGACGGGCGACCGCTACGTCTACCAGCGCGAGTACCCGGAGGGCGAGATGTACTCCGCCGTCACCGGCTACTTCAATCCAACCCAAGGCTCGAGCGGGCTCGAGCAGACGATGAACGCGTACCTGTCGGGGACCTCGAACTCGCAGTTCCTCGACATGCTCAATCAGATCATCGCCGGTCAGGACCCGAAGGGCGCCGCCGTCGAGGTGACGATCGATCCGGCCGTGCAGAAGGCGGCGTGGGACGCGATGCAGGGCTACCAGGGCGGAATCGTCGCCATCGAGCCGGCGACCGGTCGCATCCTCGCCATGGTCACCACGCCGACGTACGACCCGAACACCCTGGCAGGCCACGACTCGCAGAAGGTCATCGACGCGTACAAGGCGCTCAACGACGACCCCGCGAACCCGCTCTTCAACCGCGCCATCGCCGGAAGCCAGAACCCGCCCGGGTCGACCTTCAAGCTCGTCGTCGCCTCAGCGGCGTACGCCTCGGGCGACTACACGCCCGATTCGAAGCTGCCGAACCCGCAGTCGTACACGCTGCCGGGAACCTCGACGAAGGTGTACAACTCGGGCCGCGGCACGTGCGGCAGCGGCGACGAGGTCTCGATCTCCGACGCGATCCGGCTCAGCTGCAACATCCCGATGGCCGAACTCGGCGTCAAGCTCGGCGATGACGCTATCCGCGAGGCCGCCGAGGCATACGGCTTCAACGACGCCGACCTGACGATTCCGCTGCAGTGCGGCACGAGCACCTTCCCGACCGGTGACCTCGGCGACGACGAGACGGCGCTGAGCTCCTTCGGTCAGGCGAGCGTGAAGGCGACGCCGCTGCAGATGGCGATGGTGTCGGCCGGCATCGCGAACGAGGGCACGGTCATGAAGCCGAATCTGGTCGACCGGGTCACGGGACGCAACCTCGAAGTGCTGCAGAGCTTCACTCCCGAGGTGTACAAGGAGGCGGTCTCCCCCGACGTCGCCTCCGACGTCGCCGGATCCATGGTCCTCAGTGTCCGGAGCGGGGCCGCGAGTAATGCCACAATAGACGGAGTCAGTGTGGCGGGGAAGACGGGCACAGCCGAGAACGGACCCGACGAGCCATACTCCCTGTGGTTCACCGGCTTCGCCCCCGCGGACAACCCCCAGGTCGCAGTAGCAGTCGTAATCGAAGATGGTGGCGGAAAGGGCCAGTCCGGCAGCGGCAACCAGATCGCCGCGCCGGTCGCCAAGAAGGTGATTGAGGCGGTGCTGAACGAATGA
- a CDS encoding protein kinase domain-containing protein: MRPMAGVTFGGRYELESRIAIGGMGEVWKATDNVIGRTVAIKILKDEYMGDPGFLERFRAEARHAALVNHEGIANVFDYGEENGSAFLVMELVPGEALSSTLEREHVLSTDATLDIVAQTAGALQAAHAAGLVHRDIKPGNLLITPDRRVKITDFGIARIADQVPLTATGQVMGTVQYLSPEQASGHPASPATDIYSLGIVAYECLAGKRPFTGESQVAIAMAQINEAPPELPATVAEPVRNLVFSMIAKNPDDRPASAAHVVRAANALRRGDIAAATAAVPAVSEGTGGTSIVPSGNDQATQLLSEHTDTGTAALPVAGAEGDEETGKKKRSPWTWPLIVLIAVLILVLGGTILALVNQDNTGDTPATNTATRSSTPPKTPSQEPTPEDTRVDIVESDYVGRPYDDVAAELQTLGLKVEKKVGATATSGEQVDKVTDVSPYGKVDPGTTITLTVYGPLATPNAPSNAPSVNNCTGGGCQFAASESNKTVSVTWDAYSNCPTGTSVTGYRLHINGGSAKSTDIDPGGNQNVPVTIDDGANQLTVSWSVFCGEAESAQSPNTITTVTWDDSSSTPAPGDEGTSQGLPGAVGVLPSRR, encoded by the coding sequence ATGAGACCCATGGCAGGGGTGACCTTCGGCGGACGATACGAGCTTGAGTCTCGCATCGCCATCGGCGGTATGGGCGAGGTCTGGAAGGCCACCGACAACGTCATCGGCCGCACCGTCGCGATCAAGATCCTCAAAGACGAGTACATGGGCGATCCCGGCTTCCTCGAGCGCTTCCGTGCGGAGGCCCGGCACGCGGCACTGGTCAACCACGAGGGAATCGCGAACGTCTTCGACTACGGCGAGGAGAACGGCTCCGCGTTCCTCGTCATGGAACTCGTTCCCGGCGAGGCCCTGTCCTCGACACTCGAGCGGGAGCACGTGCTCTCCACCGACGCGACGCTCGACATCGTCGCGCAGACCGCGGGAGCGCTGCAGGCCGCGCACGCCGCCGGGCTCGTGCACCGCGACATCAAGCCCGGAAACCTGCTCATCACGCCCGACCGCCGCGTGAAGATCACCGACTTCGGCATCGCGCGCATCGCCGACCAGGTTCCGCTCACCGCGACCGGGCAGGTCATGGGCACCGTGCAGTACCTGTCGCCCGAGCAGGCCTCCGGCCACCCGGCTTCTCCCGCGACCGACATCTATTCGCTCGGCATCGTCGCCTACGAGTGCCTCGCGGGCAAGCGCCCGTTCACGGGCGAGTCGCAAGTCGCGATCGCGATGGCGCAGATCAACGAGGCTCCTCCGGAGCTGCCCGCGACCGTCGCCGAACCCGTGCGCAACCTCGTCTTCTCGATGATCGCGAAGAACCCCGACGACCGACCGGCCTCCGCGGCCCACGTCGTGCGGGCCGCGAACGCCTTGCGCCGAGGAGACATCGCCGCCGCGACCGCCGCGGTTCCCGCGGTCTCGGAGGGCACGGGCGGCACGAGCATCGTGCCGAGCGGGAACGACCAGGCGACACAGCTGCTGTCGGAGCACACGGACACCGGCACCGCGGCACTGCCCGTCGCGGGCGCCGAGGGCGACGAGGAGACGGGCAAGAAGAAGCGCAGCCCGTGGACGTGGCCGCTCATCGTGCTGATCGCAGTGCTCATCCTCGTGCTCGGCGGCACGATTCTCGCGCTCGTCAACCAGGACAACACGGGCGACACTCCCGCGACCAACACGGCGACGCGCTCGTCGACGCCGCCCAAGACGCCGTCGCAAGAGCCGACGCCGGAGGACACCCGGGTCGACATCGTCGAGAGCGACTACGTCGGGCGCCCCTACGACGACGTCGCCGCGGAACTCCAAACGCTCGGCCTGAAGGTGGAGAAGAAGGTCGGCGCGACGGCGACCTCGGGCGAGCAGGTCGACAAGGTCACCGACGTGAGCCCGTACGGCAAGGTCGACCCCGGCACGACGATCACGCTCACGGTGTACGGTCCGCTCGCGACGCCGAACGCGCCGTCGAACGCGCCGAGCGTCAACAACTGCACGGGCGGCGGCTGCCAGTTCGCGGCCAGCGAGTCGAACAAGACCGTGAGCGTCACGTGGGACGCGTACTCGAACTGCCCGACGGGCACGAGCGTCACGGGCTACCGCCTGCACATCAACGGCGGCTCGGCCAAGTCGACGGACATCGACCCGGGCGGGAACCAGAACGTTCCCGTGACGATCGATGACGGGGCGAACCAGCTCACCGTCTCGTGGAGCGTCTTCTGCGGGGAGGCCGAGTCGGCCCAATCACCCAACACCATCACGACAGTGACCTGGGACGACAGCTCGTCGACCCCCGCACCGGGCGACGAGGGCACTTCTCAGGGACTGCCGGGCGCCGTCGGCGTGCTTCCGAGCCGCCGCTGA
- the pknB gene encoding Stk1 family PASTA domain-containing Ser/Thr kinase — translation MAVVYKGTDTKLGRTVAIKILKSELASDPAFRTRFRQEAQAASRMSHATIVRVYDAGEETVRRPDGELARDPFIVMEYVEGHQLKDLIAQGPLDIDEAVRIEQDLLTALEYSHRAGVVHRDIKPGNIMITPSGQVKVMDFGIARAVSDTSSTVAQTTAILGTASYFSPEQAKGETVDARTDLYSAGVVLFEMLTGRPPFQGDTAVSVAYQHVSETPVRPSALNPKVSPALDQVVVHSLAKDRFQRYQTAAEFSEQLSMAAAGHVPAATTSTKRYDDATEIFGAPPAPVNVTEHALRQLTNDDTVTRTQRRPPVVWIWAGVTVVAVILLAVLWWVMTLPQGAQMPTASRTIPELTDATWEDAKDTLTGLDLLPTKFEQTSADIAAGHVISVDPDAGTTVSPNSQVKVYVSTGAEMATVPDIINMSIDDARDAIEKAGLEVGSISSESSPNAPKDTVLSSSPEKGQDAAQGSSVDITVSSGMVTVPDVVGDSYDTAKQKLEGGDIGLTVIEVTDSSCPAADGNPVTRQSVGPGDVAQHSTIELTYCTGSADDGSSGDSGTGNNGNGTGNNGKGNG, via the coding sequence ATGGCCGTCGTCTACAAGGGAACCGACACCAAGCTCGGGCGAACCGTCGCGATAAAGATCCTCAAATCGGAGCTCGCGAGCGACCCCGCCTTCCGCACCCGCTTCCGCCAGGAGGCTCAGGCCGCCTCACGCATGTCGCATGCGACGATCGTGCGCGTGTACGACGCCGGCGAGGAGACCGTCCGCCGGCCGGACGGAGAGCTCGCCCGCGATCCGTTCATCGTCATGGAGTACGTCGAGGGCCACCAGCTGAAGGACCTCATCGCTCAGGGACCGCTCGATATCGACGAGGCCGTGCGCATCGAGCAGGATCTGCTCACCGCGCTCGAGTACTCGCACCGCGCGGGCGTCGTCCACCGCGACATCAAGCCCGGCAACATCATGATCACGCCCTCCGGCCAGGTCAAGGTCATGGACTTCGGCATCGCCCGCGCCGTGAGCGACACGTCCTCGACGGTCGCCCAGACCACCGCGATCCTCGGCACCGCCTCGTATTTCTCGCCCGAGCAGGCGAAGGGCGAGACCGTCGACGCGCGCACCGACCTCTACTCCGCGGGCGTCGTGCTGTTCGAGATGCTCACGGGCCGGCCCCCGTTCCAGGGCGACACGGCGGTGTCCGTCGCGTACCAGCACGTGAGCGAGACTCCCGTGCGTCCCTCGGCGCTCAACCCCAAGGTCTCGCCCGCTCTCGACCAGGTCGTCGTGCACTCGCTCGCGAAAGACCGCTTCCAGCGCTATCAGACGGCCGCTGAGTTCAGTGAGCAGCTCAGCATGGCCGCCGCCGGGCACGTTCCCGCCGCGACCACGTCGACGAAGCGCTACGACGACGCGACGGAGATCTTCGGAGCGCCGCCAGCGCCCGTGAACGTCACCGAGCACGCGCTGCGTCAGCTCACCAACGACGACACGGTCACGCGCACGCAGCGGCGTCCGCCCGTGGTGTGGATCTGGGCCGGCGTCACCGTCGTCGCCGTCATTCTGCTCGCGGTTCTGTGGTGGGTCATGACCCTGCCCCAGGGCGCGCAGATGCCGACGGCATCCCGAACCATCCCCGAGCTCACCGACGCGACGTGGGAGGACGCGAAAGACACCCTCACGGGACTCGACCTGCTGCCCACCAAGTTCGAGCAGACGAGCGCCGACATCGCCGCCGGCCATGTGATCTCCGTCGATCCCGACGCGGGGACAACGGTCTCCCCGAACTCGCAAGTCAAGGTGTACGTGTCGACGGGCGCCGAGATGGCGACGGTGCCCGACATCATCAACATGTCGATAGACGATGCGCGAGACGCGATCGAGAAGGCGGGCCTCGAGGTCGGCTCGATCAGCAGCGAGTCGTCCCCCAACGCGCCAAAGGACACCGTGCTGTCGTCCTCGCCCGAGAAGGGGCAGGATGCCGCCCAGGGCTCGAGCGTCGACATCACCGTGTCGTCGGGCATGGTGACCGTGCCCGACGTCGTCGGCGACTCCTACGACACGGCGAAGCAGAAGCTCGAGGGCGGCGACATCGGCCTCACGGTGATCGAGGTCACCGACAGCTCGTGCCCCGCCGCCGACGGCAATCCCGTCACCCGACAGTCCGTCGGACCGGGCGATGTGGCTCAGCACTCGACGATCGAGCTCACCTACTGCACGGGCAGCGCCGACGACGGCAGCTCCGGAGACAGCGGCACGGGCAACAACGGGAACGGCACGGGGAACAACGGCAAGGGCAACGGCTAG
- a CDS encoding anthranilate synthase component II: MTRVLVIDNYDSFVYTLNGYLQQLGAQTEVLRNDEFAESDAAARIAEYDAVLLSPGPGKPADAGVSIAIVHAALAADQPLLGVCLGHQAIAEAFGATVTNADELMHGKTSEVTHDDSDFYSGVPQPFTATRYHSLAVVDDTVPDDLEVTSRTTGGVIMGLRHRSAPLFGVQFHPESVLTQGGYQMLGNWLELVGLTGAAAHAATLHPLLRSDGERTA, encoded by the coding sequence ATGACCCGTGTGCTCGTCATCGACAACTACGACAGCTTCGTCTACACGCTGAACGGCTACCTGCAGCAGCTCGGCGCGCAGACGGAGGTGCTGAGAAACGATGAGTTCGCAGAATCGGATGCCGCCGCCCGCATCGCCGAGTACGACGCGGTTCTGCTGTCCCCCGGTCCGGGAAAGCCGGCCGACGCGGGAGTCTCGATCGCGATCGTGCACGCGGCGCTGGCCGCCGACCAGCCGTTGCTCGGCGTGTGCCTCGGCCACCAGGCGATCGCGGAGGCGTTCGGGGCGACCGTCACGAACGCCGACGAGCTCATGCACGGCAAGACCTCGGAAGTGACGCACGACGACAGCGACTTCTACAGTGGGGTTCCGCAGCCGTTCACGGCGACCCGCTACCACTCGCTCGCTGTCGTCGACGACACGGTTCCCGATGACCTCGAGGTCACCTCGCGCACCACCGGCGGCGTGATCATGGGCCTTCGGCACAGGTCCGCTCCGCTGTTCGGCGTGCAGTTCCACCCCGAGAGCGTGCTCACGCAGGGCGGCTACCAGATGCTCGGGAACTGGCTCGAGCTCGTCGGCCTCACGGGTGCCGCGGCGCACGCGGCGACGCTGCACCCGCTGCTCCGGTCAGACGGAGAGCGCACGGCGTAG
- a CDS encoding class E sortase — protein sequence MVSSVDSETDAAAATRAARRRHRTGTAARPRPRASVLGVFGELLITAGVLVLLFLVWQLWLNDVIVRAQQDEVAQQRSQHWVDEAAGEPAPPGDDIIVPAQPDDAQIFGVLFVPRFGEDYAADIAGGVSRARTLDPIGLGHYPGTQMPGGQGNFALAGHRTTYGKPLNQIASLRVGDAIVVQTKDGWYTYRFRTLEYVTPTQVDVLNPVPQSDAAASDRFITLTACSPMYSAAERIVAFGVFESFTPTADGPPASLDPVEN from the coding sequence ATGGTGTCCTCTGTCGACAGCGAGACGGATGCCGCTGCCGCGACGCGCGCCGCACGGCGCAGGCACCGCACCGGCACGGCGGCACGACCGCGGCCTCGCGCGAGCGTGCTCGGCGTGTTCGGCGAACTGCTGATCACGGCCGGGGTGCTCGTTCTGCTGTTCCTCGTATGGCAGCTCTGGCTCAACGACGTGATCGTCCGCGCGCAGCAGGACGAGGTCGCGCAGCAGCGCTCGCAGCACTGGGTCGACGAGGCCGCGGGCGAGCCCGCTCCGCCGGGCGACGACATCATCGTGCCCGCCCAGCCGGACGACGCCCAGATCTTCGGCGTGCTGTTCGTGCCGCGCTTCGGCGAGGACTACGCCGCCGACATCGCGGGCGGCGTCTCGCGAGCGCGCACGCTCGACCCGATCGGGCTCGGCCACTATCCGGGCACGCAGATGCCGGGGGGGCAGGGAAACTTCGCGCTCGCCGGTCACCGCACGACCTACGGCAAGCCGCTCAACCAGATCGCATCGCTTCGCGTGGGCGACGCGATCGTCGTGCAGACGAAGGACGGCTGGTACACGTACCGGTTCCGCACGCTCGAGTACGTCACGCCCACGCAGGTCGACGTGCTCAACCCGGTTCCCCAGTCGGATGCCGCCGCGTCGGACCGCTTCATCACGCTCACGGCGTGCAGCCCCATGTACTCGGCGGCCGAGCGCATCGTCGCGTTCGGCGTGTTCGAGTCGTTCACGCCGACGGCCGACGGCCCGCCGGCCTCCCTCGACCCCGTGGAGAACTGA
- a CDS encoding cell division protein CrgA, whose product MARSKNSSAVTEQRSGADAPNPVWFKPVMFGFMLLGLAWIIVFYLSQGAFPVPALGSWNILVGFGIAFVGFLMTTRWR is encoded by the coding sequence ATGGCACGCTCCAAGAACTCCTCCGCGGTGACAGAACAGCGCAGTGGAGCCGACGCACCGAACCCCGTGTGGTTCAAGCCCGTGATGTTCGGCTTCATGCTGCTCGGGCTCGCCTGGATCATCGTCTTCTACCTCTCGCAGGGCGCCTTCCCGGTTCCCGCGCTCGGTTCGTGGAACATCCTCGTCGGCTTCGGCATCGCCTTCGTCGGCTTCCTCATGACCACGCGCTGGCGGTAG